One region of Oncorhynchus keta strain PuntledgeMale-10-30-2019 chromosome 24, Oket_V2, whole genome shotgun sequence genomic DNA includes:
- the LOC118402750 gene encoding chitin synthase chs-2-like isoform X2 — MEELKFRGRKREGRHRDTWDPFQLNPIGAEKEEKRRCFELFQHLVAAFVGIMVLSSAVISKGSLLVLSTLSSPTSTRTSKERQYYMLMLVGCLVMPNLLVFLKSLWKCAFKNFVPPNMKTMGIVCGIECLVSLGTSILVLVVMPQFDVLTNLFISGGVCMLSSVLQIVFRLQRENWKIIFPICSLMLVLTGYFLLGADYYVRVTSFVSGQEDDCYWYVGIAVFASFLVSLNWWENPVQASNNMQEMLAELDTFRDFVFVISSLLRVVVIAAVYLIYHVLIQENIVWSDFDFTPKADEDESTIARHRETLDIGLTVLFLQAFFSAACHWFGVVACKIHSVRMSFAFPVCFTGPAVLILGMILFLTQSQYLAGADTTSIIDFCSSLVDLSTKNTSTVVMLELTKSICRTSLSSHYWTWPFSLLALEGICMWLGLITCTYYVWNFKVQRIERTTELFVRRLYESAFIDLSLLLNTKMKVVQTRNQESSVVDDVENCVIYLCATMWHETYDEMLKILTSMFRLDRYRGDPKEEHKDVFDFECHIFVDDAFMIDKETDKKFINEYVTDLIHVVIEVYRVFTNKEPDDVSIIETPYGGRLMFVMPEGNMLYFHLKDKQLIRNKKRWSQIMYLYYLLGWKGYIVKNPQKITRQNNPCRASLISLDGESFLLPQHDNDSKRKHISDDNTYIMALDGDTDFHPAALILLVDRLRKYCNVGAACGRIHPTGMGPMVWYQKFEYAVGHWLQKTAEHVFGSVLCSPGCFSLFRGSALMDDNVLKRYTTTATRASEYVQYDQGEDRWLCTLLLQQGWRVEYNAASDAYTNSPQEFKEFYNQRRRWGPSTLANTLDLLHSGNETVKRNSSISRLYIFYQIFTVSSSILGPASVSLMIAGAFQFVFKIEGTLSIIISVIPPIFYLLICFLAKPNTQITIAAIMSVLYAFLMLASFFAIIGDMAMQGTFITPTGLFLISMAAMYLVTAILHPQEFSMIIYGLMYFICIPSGYLLLTIYSLVNMHIVTWGTRETNKEKEQKKTQNVLCDRNCKLCCWDMKLQVTQETDNLMLQQLQQAVNPNIQVTQQVVHEQTPNTKEEKNNAPNEENSEEIRPELLDRKRAKKDLEYDTSVDRFDSIPKKESAYSSIEDDNDDNHDDEDDNMLYDGSLYSGFTEEEREFVPQSDWVQPVKEEFLKKLTYANLKRNLQEQIRYTLRNKNQEDVCEELVMMMTDTVNGELKDKVGPEDVLSDSQLEELQYALNEAARRILKTNRMERLERRVKRAVEKTLIAPQVEKLTEDEHDFWKKLLERYLAPIVDDKAHKEEVTRELKSLRNKAVFLYFIINVLWIVATFFLQAIGNDVISIKIQKVWPNGTSSGEYLKVEPLSLMFLLSFAVLLVVQFLAMLYHRVYTLIHVVSYRSTEKDYIPKDEEDEEGLILENQIANGLVITSDDL; from the exons atggaggagCTCAAATTCAGAGGGAGGAAAAGGGAAGGAAGGCACAG AGACACCTGGGATCCATTCCAGTTAAATCCCATTGGTgctgagaaagaggagaagagaagatgcTTTGAGTTGTTCCAGCACCTGGTGGCAGCGTTCGTGGGGATAATGGTCCTGTCCAGTGCTGTCATCAGCAAG GGCTCTCTACTGGTTCTCTCCACACTCTCAAGCCCCACATCGACTAGGACTTCCAAGGAAAGACAATATTACATGCTCATGCTGGTGGGCTGTTTGGTGATGCCCAACCTGCTCGTGTTCCTCAAGTCACTGTGGAAATGCGCTTTCAAGAACTTCGTCCCACCAAACATGAAAACTATGGGAATT GTGTGTGGGATTGAATGCTTGGTGTCTCTTGGGACCTCCATCCTGGTGCTGGTGGTGATGCCCCAGTTTGACGTGCTGACAAACCTCTTTATCTCCGGGGGAGTCTGCATGCTTTCCTCAGTCCTACAGATTGTATTTCGTCTGCAGAGAGAGAACTGGAAGATCATCTTCCCCATTTGTTCTCTTATGCTTGTCCTGACCGGCTACTTTCTCCTTGGGGCAGACTATTATGTCCGGGTAACCTCTTTTGTATCAGGCCAGGAGGACGACTGTTATTGGTATGTTGGCATTGCAGTTTTTGCATCTTTTTTGGTTTCTCTGAACTGGTGGGAAAACCCAGTGCAGGCGAGCAACAACATGCAAGAAATGCTGGCTGAGTTGGACACCTTCAGAGACTTTGTATTTGTGATATCGAGTCTTCTAAGGGTTGTAGTCATTGCTGCTGTGTACCTCATCTACCACGTATTGATACAGGAAAATATTGTATGGTCAGATTTTGATTTCACCCCTAAGGCCGATGAAGATGAAAGTACAATTGCGAGGCATAGAGAGACACTCGATATTGGTCTTACTGTActtttccttcaagcctttttCTCTGCTGCATGCCATTGGTTTGGAGTGGTGGCTTGTAAGATCCACTCTGTGCGAATGAGCTTCGCCTTCCCTGTCTGTTTTACCGGGCCTGCTGTTCTCATTCTCGGCATGATCCTTTTCCTAACTCAATCTCAATACCTTGCTGGGGCCGACACAACTTCTATCATAGACTTTTGCTCGAGCCTAGTTGACCTGAGCACCAAGAACACCAGCACAGTCGTGATGCTGGAGCTCACAAAGAGCATCTGCAGGACTTCTTTGAGTAGCCATTACTGGACGTGGCCTTTCTCCCTACTTGCGCTGGAGGGCATTTGCATGTGGCTCGGGCTCATCACATGCACCTACTACGTGTGGAACTTCAAGGTCCAGAGGATCGAACGCACAACTGAGCTGTTTGTACGACGCCTCTATGAATCTGCCTTCATCGACCTGTCTCTGCTTCTGAACACCAAGATGAAGGTTGTGCAAACGAGGAACCAGGAGAG TAGTGTTGTTGACGACGTGGAGAATTGTGTCATTTACCTCTGTGCAACAATGTGGCATGAGACCTATGACGAGATGTTGAAGATCCTCACATCCATGTTCAG GTTGGACCGGTACAGAGGTGACCCAAAAGAGGAACATAAAGATGTTTTTGACTTTGAATGCCACATATTTGTAGACGACGCATTCATGATAGACAAAGAGACGGACAAAAAGTTTATCAACGAATATGTGACCGATCTCATTCATGTGGTCATAGAGGTTTACAG GGTATTCACCAATAAGGAGCCTGATGATGTGTCGATTATTGAGACTCCTTATGGTGGGCGATTAATGTTTGTGATGCCAGAAGGAAACATGCTGTATTTCCATTTGAAAGACAAACAGCTAATCAGAAACAAGAAGAGATGGTCACAG ATCATGTACCTCTACTATCTGCTTGGATGGAAAGGATACATTGTAAAGAATCCTCAAAAGATAACG AGACAGAATAATCCTTGCCGTGCCAGTCTCATATCACTGGATGGGGAGAGTTTCCTGTTGCCACAGCATGACAATGACAGTAAGAGAAAACACATCTCTGATGACAATACCTACATCATGGCCCTGGATGGAGACACAGACTTCCACCCCGCAGCTCTGATATTACTAGTGGACCGACTTCGGAAGTACTGCAATGTGGGTGCTGCATGCGGACGAATCCACCCTACAGGAATGG GTCCAATGGTGTGGTATCAGAAATTTGAGTATGCTGTTGGTCACTGGCTCCAGAAAACAGCTGAGCACGTGTTTGGTTCAGTCCTCTGCAGTCCTGGATGCTTCAGCTTGTTCAGGGGATCAGCTCTGATGGATGACAACGTGCTCAAGAGATACACTACCACTGCAACTAGAGCCTCTGAGTATGTTCAATATGATCAAG GTGAGGACCGCTGGCTGTGCACCCTGCTCCTCCAGCAGGGCTGGAGAGTGGAGTACAACGCTGCGTCTGACGCCTACACCAACTCCCCTCAGGAGTTCAAAGAGTTTTACAACCAGAGGCGGCGCTGGGGGCCGTCTACTCTGGCCAACACCCTGGACCTCCTGCACAGTGGCAATGAGACGGTCAAGAGGAACTCTTCCATCTCCAGACTGTACATCTTCTACCAGATATTTACTGTCAGCTCCTCCATTCTCGGCCCTGCCTCTGTGTCTCTGATGATAGCAG GTGCTTTTCAGTTTGTGTTCAAAATTGAGGGAACCCTGTCCATCATCATATCAGTCATCCCACCTATTTTCTACCTGTTAATTTGTTTTTTGGCAAAACCAAATACCCAGATCACCATTGCAGCTATTATGAGCGTGTTGTACGCCTTTCTGATGTTAGCATCATTCTTCGCCATCATCG GTGACATGGCTATGCAGGGCACATTCATCACCCCAACTGGCCTCTTCCTGATTTCCATGGCTGCCATGTACCTGGTGACAGCCATCCTTCACCCCCAGGAGTTCAGCATGATCATCTATGGTCTGATGTACTTCATCTGTATCCCCAGTGGTTATCTCTTGCTCACAATCTACTCCTTGGTGAACATGCACATTGTCACATGGGGCACTCGAGAGACAAACAAGGAAAAAGAACAGAAGAAGACCCAGAATGTTCTCTGTGATCGAAACTGCAAACTTTGCTGTTGGGATATGAAACTACAAGTCACCCAAGAGACTGATAACTTGATGCTCCAGCAACTCCAGCAGGCAGTCAATCCAAACATACAAGTCACCCAGCAAGTGGTGCATGAACAGACGCCCAACACCAAGGAAGAGAAAAACAATGCCCCAAATGAAGAAAACAGTGAGGAAATACGTCCAGAGCTTTTGGACCGCAAAAGAGCCAAGAAAGACTTAGAATATGATACAAG TGTTGACAGGTTTGACAGCATTCCTAAAAAGGAGAGTGCCTATTCCAGCATTGAAGATGACAACGATGATAACCATGACGATGAAGATGATAATATGCTTTATGACGGTTCGCTTTATAGTGGCTTCACCGAGGAAGAAAGAGAATTTGTACCTCAAAGTG ATTGGGTTCAGCCTGTCAAGGAAGAGTTCCTGAAGAAATTGACCTACGCCAACTTGAAAAGGAACCTTCAGGAGCAGATCCGTTACACCCTGAGAAACAAGAACCAGGAGGATGTGTGTGAGGagctggtgatgatgatgacggaCACGGTGAACGGAGAGCTGAAGGACAAAGTGGGCCCAGAGGACGTGCTGAGCGACAGCCAGCTAGAAGAGCTGCAGTACGCCCTTAACGAGGCTGCCAGGAGGATCCTGAAAACCAACCGAATGGAGAGGCTTGAGAGGAGGGTAAAAAGAGCTGTAGAGAAAACCCTCATTGCCCCACAGGTGGAGAAACTCACTGAG GATGAACACGACTTTTGGAAGAAACTGCTTGAGAGATACCTCGCACCTATTGTTGATGATAAAGCTCATAAAGAGGAGGTGACAAGGGAACTGAAGTCACTACGAAACAAG GCAGTGTTTCTGTATTTCATCATCAACGTTTTGTGGATTGTGGCCACCTTCTTTTTACAAGCCATTGGAAATGATGTGATTAGTATCAAGATTCAGAAAGTCTGGCCAAATGGCACATCATCAGGAGAATACCTGAAGGTGGAGCCTCTCAGTCTGATGTTCCTCTTGTCATTCGCTGTGCTTCTAGTGGTGCAGTTCCTGGCTATGCTTTACCACAG AGTTTATACTCTTATCCACGTGGTGTCGTACAGAAGCACAGAAAAAGACTACATTCCCAAAgacgag GAGGACGAGGAGGGGCTGATTCTTGAGAACCAGATAGCCAACGGCCTTGTGATCACCAGTGATGACTTGTGA
- the LOC118402751 gene encoding mitochondrial pyruvate carrier 1-like isoform X1 — protein sequence MHIPLTKLILCYLCHLGVLMGSFKISTHFWGPVANWGLPIAAISDMKKSPEIISGRMTFALTCYSLLFMRFAYKVQPRNWLLFGCHLTNETAQLIQGSRLIKYNMEKKSS from the exons ATGCATATCCCTCTAACCAAACTCATTTTGTGTTATCTCTGTCATCTTGGTGTCCTCATGGGATCTTTCAAAATAAGCACA CACTTCTGGGGACCTGTGGCCAACTGGGGTCTGCCCATTGCTGCCATCAGTGACATGAAGAAAAGCCCTGAGATTATCAGTGGCAGAATGACCTTTG CTTTGACCTGCTATTCCCTCCTGTTTATGAGGTTTGCATACAAAGTTCAGCCAAGGAATTGGCTCCTCTTTGGTTGCCATCTAACCAATGAGACCGCCCAGCTCATTCAAGGATCACGACTTATCAAATACAA CATGGAGAAGAAGTCTTCTTAG
- the LOC118402750 gene encoding chitin synthase chs-2-like isoform X1 produces MEELKFRGRKREGRHRDTWDPFQLNPIGAEKEEKRRCFELFQHLVAAFVGIMVLSSAVISKGSLLVLSTLSSPTSTRTSKERQYYMLMLVGCLVMPNLLVFLKSLWKCAFKNFVPPNMKTMGIVCGIECLVSLGTSILVLVVMPQFDVLTNLFISGGVCMLSSVLQIVFRLQRENWKIIFPICSLMLVLTGYFLLGADYYVRVTSFVSGQEDDCYWYVGIAVFASFLVSLNWWENPVQASNNMQEMLAELDTFRDFVFVISSLLRVVVIAAVYLIYHVLIQENIVWSDFDFTPKADEDESTIARHRETLDIGLTVLFLQAFFSAACHWFGVVACKIHSVRMSFAFPVCFTGPAVLILGMILFLTQSQYLAGADTTSIIDFCSSLVDLSTKNTSTVVMLELTKSICRTSLSSHYWTWPFSLLALEGICMWLGLITCTYYVWNFKVQRIERTTELFVRRLYESAFIDLSLLLNTKMKVVQTRNQESSVVDDVENCVIYLCATMWHETYDEMLKILTSMFRLDRYRGDPKEEHKDVFDFECHIFVDDAFMIDKETDKKFINEYVTDLIHVVIEVYRVFTNKEPDDVSIIETPYGGRLMFVMPEGNMLYFHLKDKQLIRNKKRWSQIMYLYYLLGWKGYIVKNPQKITRQNNPCRASLISLDGESFLLPQHDNDSKRKHISDDNTYIMALDGDTDFHPAALILLVDRLRKYCNVGAACGRIHPTGMGPMVWYQKFEYAVGHWLQKTAEHVFGSVLCSPGCFSLFRGSALMDDNVLKRYTTTATRASEYVQYDQGEDRWLCTLLLQQGWRVEYNAASDAYTNSPQEFKEFYNQRRRWGPSTLANTLDLLHSGNETVKRNSSISRLYIFYQIFTVSSSILGPASVSLMIAGAFQFVFKIEGTLSIIISVIPPIFYLLICFLAKPNTQITIAAIMSVLYAFLMLASFFAIIGDMAMQGTFITPTGLFLISMAAMYLVTAILHPQEFSMIIYGLMYFICIPSGYLLLTIYSLVNMHIVTWGTRETNKEKEQKKTQNVLCDRNCKLCCWDMKLQVTQETDNLMLQQLQQAVNPNIQVTQQVVHEQTPNTKEEKNNAPNEENSEEIRPELLDRKRAKKDLEYDTSSVDRFDSIPKKESAYSSIEDDNDDNHDDEDDNMLYDGSLYSGFTEEEREFVPQSDWVQPVKEEFLKKLTYANLKRNLQEQIRYTLRNKNQEDVCEELVMMMTDTVNGELKDKVGPEDVLSDSQLEELQYALNEAARRILKTNRMERLERRVKRAVEKTLIAPQVEKLTEDEHDFWKKLLERYLAPIVDDKAHKEEVTRELKSLRNKAVFLYFIINVLWIVATFFLQAIGNDVISIKIQKVWPNGTSSGEYLKVEPLSLMFLLSFAVLLVVQFLAMLYHRVYTLIHVVSYRSTEKDYIPKDEEDEEGLILENQIANGLVITSDDL; encoded by the exons atggaggagCTCAAATTCAGAGGGAGGAAAAGGGAAGGAAGGCACAG AGACACCTGGGATCCATTCCAGTTAAATCCCATTGGTgctgagaaagaggagaagagaagatgcTTTGAGTTGTTCCAGCACCTGGTGGCAGCGTTCGTGGGGATAATGGTCCTGTCCAGTGCTGTCATCAGCAAG GGCTCTCTACTGGTTCTCTCCACACTCTCAAGCCCCACATCGACTAGGACTTCCAAGGAAAGACAATATTACATGCTCATGCTGGTGGGCTGTTTGGTGATGCCCAACCTGCTCGTGTTCCTCAAGTCACTGTGGAAATGCGCTTTCAAGAACTTCGTCCCACCAAACATGAAAACTATGGGAATT GTGTGTGGGATTGAATGCTTGGTGTCTCTTGGGACCTCCATCCTGGTGCTGGTGGTGATGCCCCAGTTTGACGTGCTGACAAACCTCTTTATCTCCGGGGGAGTCTGCATGCTTTCCTCAGTCCTACAGATTGTATTTCGTCTGCAGAGAGAGAACTGGAAGATCATCTTCCCCATTTGTTCTCTTATGCTTGTCCTGACCGGCTACTTTCTCCTTGGGGCAGACTATTATGTCCGGGTAACCTCTTTTGTATCAGGCCAGGAGGACGACTGTTATTGGTATGTTGGCATTGCAGTTTTTGCATCTTTTTTGGTTTCTCTGAACTGGTGGGAAAACCCAGTGCAGGCGAGCAACAACATGCAAGAAATGCTGGCTGAGTTGGACACCTTCAGAGACTTTGTATTTGTGATATCGAGTCTTCTAAGGGTTGTAGTCATTGCTGCTGTGTACCTCATCTACCACGTATTGATACAGGAAAATATTGTATGGTCAGATTTTGATTTCACCCCTAAGGCCGATGAAGATGAAAGTACAATTGCGAGGCATAGAGAGACACTCGATATTGGTCTTACTGTActtttccttcaagcctttttCTCTGCTGCATGCCATTGGTTTGGAGTGGTGGCTTGTAAGATCCACTCTGTGCGAATGAGCTTCGCCTTCCCTGTCTGTTTTACCGGGCCTGCTGTTCTCATTCTCGGCATGATCCTTTTCCTAACTCAATCTCAATACCTTGCTGGGGCCGACACAACTTCTATCATAGACTTTTGCTCGAGCCTAGTTGACCTGAGCACCAAGAACACCAGCACAGTCGTGATGCTGGAGCTCACAAAGAGCATCTGCAGGACTTCTTTGAGTAGCCATTACTGGACGTGGCCTTTCTCCCTACTTGCGCTGGAGGGCATTTGCATGTGGCTCGGGCTCATCACATGCACCTACTACGTGTGGAACTTCAAGGTCCAGAGGATCGAACGCACAACTGAGCTGTTTGTACGACGCCTCTATGAATCTGCCTTCATCGACCTGTCTCTGCTTCTGAACACCAAGATGAAGGTTGTGCAAACGAGGAACCAGGAGAG TAGTGTTGTTGACGACGTGGAGAATTGTGTCATTTACCTCTGTGCAACAATGTGGCATGAGACCTATGACGAGATGTTGAAGATCCTCACATCCATGTTCAG GTTGGACCGGTACAGAGGTGACCCAAAAGAGGAACATAAAGATGTTTTTGACTTTGAATGCCACATATTTGTAGACGACGCATTCATGATAGACAAAGAGACGGACAAAAAGTTTATCAACGAATATGTGACCGATCTCATTCATGTGGTCATAGAGGTTTACAG GGTATTCACCAATAAGGAGCCTGATGATGTGTCGATTATTGAGACTCCTTATGGTGGGCGATTAATGTTTGTGATGCCAGAAGGAAACATGCTGTATTTCCATTTGAAAGACAAACAGCTAATCAGAAACAAGAAGAGATGGTCACAG ATCATGTACCTCTACTATCTGCTTGGATGGAAAGGATACATTGTAAAGAATCCTCAAAAGATAACG AGACAGAATAATCCTTGCCGTGCCAGTCTCATATCACTGGATGGGGAGAGTTTCCTGTTGCCACAGCATGACAATGACAGTAAGAGAAAACACATCTCTGATGACAATACCTACATCATGGCCCTGGATGGAGACACAGACTTCCACCCCGCAGCTCTGATATTACTAGTGGACCGACTTCGGAAGTACTGCAATGTGGGTGCTGCATGCGGACGAATCCACCCTACAGGAATGG GTCCAATGGTGTGGTATCAGAAATTTGAGTATGCTGTTGGTCACTGGCTCCAGAAAACAGCTGAGCACGTGTTTGGTTCAGTCCTCTGCAGTCCTGGATGCTTCAGCTTGTTCAGGGGATCAGCTCTGATGGATGACAACGTGCTCAAGAGATACACTACCACTGCAACTAGAGCCTCTGAGTATGTTCAATATGATCAAG GTGAGGACCGCTGGCTGTGCACCCTGCTCCTCCAGCAGGGCTGGAGAGTGGAGTACAACGCTGCGTCTGACGCCTACACCAACTCCCCTCAGGAGTTCAAAGAGTTTTACAACCAGAGGCGGCGCTGGGGGCCGTCTACTCTGGCCAACACCCTGGACCTCCTGCACAGTGGCAATGAGACGGTCAAGAGGAACTCTTCCATCTCCAGACTGTACATCTTCTACCAGATATTTACTGTCAGCTCCTCCATTCTCGGCCCTGCCTCTGTGTCTCTGATGATAGCAG GTGCTTTTCAGTTTGTGTTCAAAATTGAGGGAACCCTGTCCATCATCATATCAGTCATCCCACCTATTTTCTACCTGTTAATTTGTTTTTTGGCAAAACCAAATACCCAGATCACCATTGCAGCTATTATGAGCGTGTTGTACGCCTTTCTGATGTTAGCATCATTCTTCGCCATCATCG GTGACATGGCTATGCAGGGCACATTCATCACCCCAACTGGCCTCTTCCTGATTTCCATGGCTGCCATGTACCTGGTGACAGCCATCCTTCACCCCCAGGAGTTCAGCATGATCATCTATGGTCTGATGTACTTCATCTGTATCCCCAGTGGTTATCTCTTGCTCACAATCTACTCCTTGGTGAACATGCACATTGTCACATGGGGCACTCGAGAGACAAACAAGGAAAAAGAACAGAAGAAGACCCAGAATGTTCTCTGTGATCGAAACTGCAAACTTTGCTGTTGGGATATGAAACTACAAGTCACCCAAGAGACTGATAACTTGATGCTCCAGCAACTCCAGCAGGCAGTCAATCCAAACATACAAGTCACCCAGCAAGTGGTGCATGAACAGACGCCCAACACCAAGGAAGAGAAAAACAATGCCCCAAATGAAGAAAACAGTGAGGAAATACGTCCAGAGCTTTTGGACCGCAAAAGAGCCAAGAAAGACTTAGAATATGATACAAG CAGTGTTGACAGGTTTGACAGCATTCCTAAAAAGGAGAGTGCCTATTCCAGCATTGAAGATGACAACGATGATAACCATGACGATGAAGATGATAATATGCTTTATGACGGTTCGCTTTATAGTGGCTTCACCGAGGAAGAAAGAGAATTTGTACCTCAAAGTG ATTGGGTTCAGCCTGTCAAGGAAGAGTTCCTGAAGAAATTGACCTACGCCAACTTGAAAAGGAACCTTCAGGAGCAGATCCGTTACACCCTGAGAAACAAGAACCAGGAGGATGTGTGTGAGGagctggtgatgatgatgacggaCACGGTGAACGGAGAGCTGAAGGACAAAGTGGGCCCAGAGGACGTGCTGAGCGACAGCCAGCTAGAAGAGCTGCAGTACGCCCTTAACGAGGCTGCCAGGAGGATCCTGAAAACCAACCGAATGGAGAGGCTTGAGAGGAGGGTAAAAAGAGCTGTAGAGAAAACCCTCATTGCCCCACAGGTGGAGAAACTCACTGAG GATGAACACGACTTTTGGAAGAAACTGCTTGAGAGATACCTCGCACCTATTGTTGATGATAAAGCTCATAAAGAGGAGGTGACAAGGGAACTGAAGTCACTACGAAACAAG GCAGTGTTTCTGTATTTCATCATCAACGTTTTGTGGATTGTGGCCACCTTCTTTTTACAAGCCATTGGAAATGATGTGATTAGTATCAAGATTCAGAAAGTCTGGCCAAATGGCACATCATCAGGAGAATACCTGAAGGTGGAGCCTCTCAGTCTGATGTTCCTCTTGTCATTCGCTGTGCTTCTAGTGGTGCAGTTCCTGGCTATGCTTTACCACAG AGTTTATACTCTTATCCACGTGGTGTCGTACAGAAGCACAGAAAAAGACTACATTCCCAAAgacgag GAGGACGAGGAGGGGCTGATTCTTGAGAACCAGATAGCCAACGGCCTTGTGATCACCAGTGATGACTTGTGA
- the LOC118402751 gene encoding mitochondrial pyruvate carrier 1-like isoform X2 translates to MAGTLARKAVDHLKSKEFRDYLMSTHFWGPVANWGLPIAAISDMKKSPEIISGRMTFALTCYSLLFMRFAYKVQPRNWLLFGCHLTNETAQLIQGSRLIKYNMEKKSS, encoded by the exons ATGGCAGGTACTTTGGCACGTAAAGCTGTTGACCACCTTAAAAGCAAGGAGTTCAGAGACTATTTGATGAG CACA CACTTCTGGGGACCTGTGGCCAACTGGGGTCTGCCCATTGCTGCCATCAGTGACATGAAGAAAAGCCCTGAGATTATCAGTGGCAGAATGACCTTTG CTTTGACCTGCTATTCCCTCCTGTTTATGAGGTTTGCATACAAAGTTCAGCCAAGGAATTGGCTCCTCTTTGGTTGCCATCTAACCAATGAGACCGCCCAGCTCATTCAAGGATCACGACTTATCAAATACAA CATGGAGAAGAAGTCTTCTTAG